The window TCTTTCCATCTTGACAAGGGTAtcatagtcccctagtgtttatatGTGAAGCATGAGCAGAAAAACACTATAAAAAACAGCGTCGGGGAGTCCCAGTTCTCGGCACTTGGCTGGTCTTCAAATCCTCGACACTTAGCCTGGTTTTTTAATAAGAACTAACACGTTGAAAGTTGTTACGTCGTTAAAAGCCTCGCCGGAAAACTCACTTCAGGATAAAATCGAGCTAAGGAAAAAAGGGTGTAGCTAAGAAAAAAAGAGTTAATGACTTGTCGAGCATTGTCGTAAGTTATCTCGGAAGGAATTTCGAACCAACAAATGATGTGGTCCTAAATGAATTTAATGACCTCTTTCTCCCTGACTTTCtcaaaggcctgtgcttcaacccatttaaaaaaaatagtcaGTCACAAACAAAATGAACCGAACCTTACCAGGAGCCCAGGGCAAAGGCCCGACAATGTCCATTTCCCATTTCATAAATGTCCACGGAGATAGAACCGGATGCAGCAATTCCTCCCGTTGATGGATCATCGGTGCATGTTGTTGGCACCCGTCGCATTTTCGAAAAAAATTCTTCGCGTCCTCCTCTATCTGGTTCCACTAGTATCCGGCTCTCATTATCTTTCGAACCAAAACTTTAGCTCCCAAATGGTTTTCGCAAGTCCCTTCGTGGACGTCTCGCATCACATAATTTGTTTCTCTGAGCCCTAAACATTTAGCCAAAGGCCTTCAAAAAGATTGGCGATACAACTGTCCATCGACCAAGCAGAATCTCGCAGCTGGTTCGAAGAGACCTTGACTCATTAGAGTCCGCTGGGAGTTTCCCATCTTGGAAATAGTCTATGTACTTATTGCGCCAGTCCCACATCAAGCTCATTGCATTTATCTCAGCGTGACCATTTTCCACTGTCGAATTCATCAACTGAACGATCGTGCCAGAGCTGAATTCCTCTATTCCGACTGACGAACATAAGTTGGCCAATGCATCTTCCTCATTGTTCTGTTCCCTTGGTACATGCTGCATAGTCCATTCTTTGAATCGGTGTAAAATTACTTGAATCTTTTCCAAGTATCTCTGCATTCGTTCGTCTTTTACTTCGAAAACACCATTGACTTGATTCACAACAAGAAGAAAGTCACATTTTGCTTCGATGACTTCAGATCCTAAGCTTCGAGCCAAtcccaaacctgcaatcatagcctcatactcggatTCATTTTAGTCAATTTTAATGCCTTGATTGATTGTCGAATAATATCGCCTGCGGGGGCCTTAAAAATAATTCCCAGTGCAGACCCTTTCACGTTTGATGCTCCG is drawn from Lycium barbarum isolate Lr01 chromosome 8, ASM1917538v2, whole genome shotgun sequence and contains these coding sequences:
- the LOC132607952 gene encoding uncharacterized protein LOC132607952, with the protein product MIAGLGLARSLGSEVIEAKCDFLLVVNQVNGVFEVKDERMQRYLEKIQVILHRFKEWTMQHVPREQNNEEDALANLCSSVGIEEFSSGTIVQLMNSTVENGHAEINAMSLMWDWRNKYIDYFQDGKLPADSNESRSLRTSCEILLGRWTVVSPIFLKAFG